A part of Sugiyamaella lignohabitans strain CBS 10342 chromosome D, complete sequence genomic DNA contains:
- the YJU3 gene encoding Yju3p (Monoglyceride lipase (MGL); functional ortholog of mammalian MGL, localizes to lipid particles and membranes, also member of the eukaryotic serine hydrolase family; GO_component: GO:0005737 - cytoplasm [Evidence IEA,IEA]; GO_component: GO:0005737 - cytoplasm [Evidence IDA] [PMID 11914276]; GO_component: GO:0005783 - endoplasmic reticulum [Evidence IEA,IEA]; GO_component: GO:0005811 - lipid particle [Evidence IEA,IEA]; GO_component: GO:0005811 - lipid particle [Evidence IDA] [PMID 10515935]; GO_component: GO:0005811 - lipid particle [Evidence IDA] [PMID 20554061]; GO_component: GO:0005811 - lipid particle [Evidence IDA] [PMID 24868093]; GO_component: GO:0016020 - membrane [Evidence IEA]; GO_component: GO:0016020 - membrane [Evidence IDA] [PMID 20554061]; GO_component: GO:0005741 - mitochondrial outer membrane [Evidence IEA,IEA]; GO_component: GO:0005741 - mitochondrial outer membrane [Evidence IDA] [PMID 16407407]; GO_component: GO:0005739 - mitochondrion [Evidence IEA]; GO_component: GO:0005886 - plasma membrane [Evidence IDA] [PMID 16622836]; GO_function: GO:0047372 - acylglycerol lipase activity [Evidence IEA]; GO_function: GO:0047372 - acylglycerol lipase activity [Evidence IMP] [PMID 20554061]; GO_function: GO:0016787 - hydrolase activity [Evidence IEA]; GO_function: GO:0017171 - serine hydrolase activity [Evidence IDA,ISM] [PMID 14645503]; GO_process: GO:0019433 - triglyceride catabolic process [Evidence IEA]; GO_process: GO:0006641 - triglyceride metabolic process [Evidence IMP] [PMID 20554061]), whose translation MTVTPQESRFKTDDGLQLYVKKWLVPEGTPLRAKILFNHGFSEHMDAYDHFFPDFAARGYEIIGYDQRGAGHTSPLKKDFGNTNEYYVFNDLEELLESETKGYNGKFFMWGHSMGGAITLNYAIKGKQRERIDAYIANSPLVEVHPKSQGNPVLVAIAPFIAKIYPSYKSKVHLNFNYLTDDKARVDEYRKDPLRLGYTTAEQATGFLNRGKRLLNSVFVEKFVDKPVLVSHGTADYVNNYESTAKFFSLLKVSDKEFKTYEGWPHELTNVTQPKREQHRDDVLAWLDKHTESVAGESSAAATTTATADAAAATEATTAAAAASETLPAVPETEPEAASEATKEEAVKSVEEPVTETNTEEPTAAVEEPVSASKEVIEEPAAVKEEVVEEPAPVKEEAVEETKEEVAPEAKEEAVEEPVTKEVETPVETAAVVEPAAEEKSEDPLKEAVADATEETNEPTPAAEPEAPAAAQPEETVESVPTEAVKEPEAPTEAAVEEPVTANEPAETAATTETTEGATESTDKPDTNSEEQESRESSPTPAATSAPKKKSNNKNKKKKKGKK comes from the coding sequence ATGACAGTTACACCTCAAGAATCGCGATTTAAAACCGACGACGGTTTACAACTCTATGTCAAAAAATGGCTTGTGCCTGAAGGCACTCCATTGAGAGCCAAGATCCTGTTCAATCATGGATTTTCTGAGCATATGGATGCTTATGACCATTTCTTCCCTGATTTCGCTGCTCGTGGTTATGAAATCATTGGTTACGATCAACGTGGTGCTGGTCACACTTCTCCATTAAAGAAAGATTTCGGTAACACCAATGAGTACTATGTGTTTAATGATCTCGAGGAATTATTAGAATCAGAGACCAAGGGTTACAATGGTAAATTTTTCATGTGGGGTCACTCTATGGGTGGTGCTATTACCTTGAATTATGCTATCAAGGGTAAGCAAAGAGAGAGAATCGATGCTTATATCGCCAATTCTCCTTTAGTTGAAGTCCATCCCAAGTCTCAAGGAAACCCAGTTCTTGTTGCAATTGCTCCATTCATTGCCAAGATCTACCCTAGTTACAAGTCGAAGGTGCATCTCAATTTCAACTATTTGACTGATGATAAGGCTCGTGTTGATGAGTACAGAAAAGACCCTCTTCGTCTGGGTTACACCACTGCTGAACAAGCTACTGGCTTCTTAAACAGAGGCAAACGTTTGCTTAACTCTGTTTTCGTTGAGAAGTTTGTCGACAAACCAGTTCTCGTGAGTCATGGCACTGCCGACTATGTCAACAACTACGAGTCCACTGCCAAGTTCTTTTCATTACTTAAGGTATCTGACAAAGAGTTCAAGACTTATGAAGGCTGGCCTCACGAGCTGACGAACGTTACACAACCTAAGAGAGAACAACACAGAGACGATGTTCTTGCCTGGCTCGACAAGCACACTGAGTCGGTTGCTGGAGAGTCatcggctgctgctaccactactgctactgctgatgctgctgctgctactgaagccactactgctgctgctgctgctagtgaGACATTGCCTGCAGTGCCTGAAACAGAGCCAGAGGCTGCTTCTGAGGCTACAAAGGAGGAGGCCGTCAAGTCTGTTGAGGAGCCTGTTACCGAAACCAATACTGAGGAGCCAACTGCCGCTGTTGAAGAGCCTGTTTCAGCTTCTAAAGAGGTGATCGAGGAGCCAGCTGCTGTCAAAGAAGAGGTTGTAGAGGAGCCAGCCCCTGTTAAGGAGGAGGCCGTTGAAGAAACCAAGGAAGAGGTCGCCCCAGAAGCTAAAGAGGAGGCTGTTGAGGAGCCAGTTACCAAGGAAGTCGAGACTCCTGTCGAGACTgcagctgttgttgagccTGCTGCCGAAGAGAAGAGTGAGGATCCATTAAAAGAGGCCGTTGCTGACGCCACTGAGGAGACCAATGAACCcactcctgctgctgagcCCGaggctcctgctgctgctcagcCCGAGGAGACTGTCGAATCTGTTCCCACCGAAGCCGTTAAAGAGCCCGAGGCTCCTACTGAAGCCGCCGTCGAGGAACCTGTTACTGCTAACGAACCCGCtgagactgctgctaccaccGAAACCACTGAAGGCGCTACTGAGAGCACCGACAAGCCCGACACCAACTCGGAAGAGCAAGAGTCCAGAGAATCCTCACCCACTCCAGCCGCTACCAGCGCtcccaagaaaaagagcaacaacaaaaacaaaaagaagaagaagggcAAGAAATAA
- the MEC1 gene encoding protein kinase MEC1, translated as MSSSEDISEPAVWMGKWVFLHILPVLGPRLVGWTGNSEVVTLFINIVKRCLLVLTSAPPFWPRLEAFKKFLRSIMNEVLDKMTVSENVSGDSLMTGSELGRESVWDGFGIGNSISNNARGLVACLSMVQALMEAETKSNSHSLILNDSDVLKLLTYLNKLWQQMHILLVSLDEKKSASHDTLLSLLEEGLIRFWTICSRAIELKEHVKFGSSFASAGVKAMDSVPKCLVLSGNSVLDVCCAEFVLVVRVRKLQINVNTVGQNFQFQSEDEKINSNLLKACLSLSSASESVATVKNVRFSSSYIQNLRDSYLNWPVFQEPPVVNPDMSASQVVFERAFLNCTPLKKLPSDISTKLASGSLKDITLFISSSIFTALSVPDKQLIIRHIGVLGCMLSESYVSSIQKCRVCDRPTPVLDSDRPSFNEGFHELFLALIHSDHFQEESGLRLETLHAMKRVYTSYCPDFAFNNKSDLGIWLIACLRSTSREIRVACTRILPCFITVPDPQADLQADNIFKFLSSINFEADTYLFETTIMAWGQIARHSRGDRLNFILMRLLEYLGSSNAFHSSVAYHEITGIARSKNLTCWQLFTPFWSTISVVIVKQMVVNKSLLKRFAELLHIPTVDFLQRTTSFTVPYLVLAKKYDAVEMIAEACGSTSKKIYLDHVPMILAVLLTQDVPNPEVFAEQRWLDADPSFGIVEFADVISPNIQGLSFELLKLAPSIGPEGVISETGDETSHESGVLHRDYYDNGKALRIENALKYLASMKYGLDGAKSLPLLFSEGHVLQLVAQFADTVRNLSGRKSYTVKLQCIRGISMMMRFADSSLSSAVPQICAFLQSALDTQELQQTALQAWHIMTDEVNDLESILDLTFCVVVQKWSQLLPAARKEAQKMVENIIVNKQSKLLPILPTKGVPSLANIPELQNLHDLIRKQYPKFQGVSHFYFSLSQLVQRSNSENRYVVRQTLQELSELLLNYQDEIQASLNREKLLDHIKYAIRSLLNITFAFRSSDTDIPLLCSQCLGLIGAIDRHKVDISPEHDSLIVLHNFDEAKESIMFVSKMIEEFLIRSFKASTDPSVQMFLAYGIQEYLKFCNINEDIVQGKEPSEVWERFSSSSKPYLIPLASTRYSAPAPPLPNESSPIFSSSISYPRWLQAFTYSLMSKARGVNAGNIFTVCRKMVRDRDHFQSLFDFVLPYVSLNVVIGGTEHDRNALLDEISKILTTTSHPFDDMGQFHRRIFTILDYFNKWMRAMKKMNSNRRRAQPIEQAESVEIIDKFLRNISPDLMAQRSYESKSFPRAIMYWEQHLKDSSLPSASELAIYSKFQEIYAQIDEPDAFDGVTTLIPSLGLDKQILQYETTGRWHEALECYEVLSESEVYNWDLNTELKMFNCMKESGRYDDLLTRLEDSVRQKFDVPEQLISLGIEVSWLSGRWQSLEKWLSCTTNDTYESNVGNALLALREKRADELQHRIVRAREKVASGLSSNYVTSLGQCTEAFVRLHALADLESIGSLACALSGSDELRHEDFSVRLDKRLAVVGPEFDARRYLLALRRSAVSVSGLIFASQEVAMTWVSSAHDARKQDQPTLALRAILQATALDNRLAKVEYAKLLWKQGEQRKAVTTLESAVDRHFLYEESRFIQDPDVSKADAKAALLYTRWIDYSDQADSDTILSKYQAVTFVSPKWEKAYYHLARYYNKIFDYQTTLAETMRTDAYLDGSLVNFMVKAYCRSLQYGAKYVYETMPKLITIWLDFSSVANKLSVSNFSNGTKILKARIESSESNNSNVRKLATKIPSYMVSN; from the coding sequence ATGTCTAGCTCAGAAGATATCAGTGAGCCTGCCGTATGGATGGGGAAATGGGTTTTTTTGCATATACTACCAGTACTAGGACCACGGCTTGTTGGATGGACTGGGAATAGTGAGGTAGTCACTCTGTTCATTAACATTGTTAAGCGGTGCTTGCTAGTTTTAACATCTGCACCACCGTTCTGGCCCAGACTTGAGGCATTTAAAAAGTTTTTGAGGAGTATAATGAATGAGGTGCTTGATAAGATGACTGTTAGTGAGAATGTCAGTGGGGATAGTTTGATGACAGGCAGCGAACTTGGACGAGAGAGTGTCTGGGATGGGTTTGGTATTGGCAATAGCATCTCCAACAATGCGAGAGGGCTTGTTGCTTGTTTGTCTATGGTCCAGGCGCTGATGGaagcagaaacaaaatcaaactcTCACTCTCTTATACTCAATGACTCGGATGTTCTCAAACTACTGACCTATCTGAACAAACTGTGGCAACAAATGCATATACTTCTTGTCTCTTTGGATGAGAAGAAGTCGGCTTCACATGACACATTATTATCTCTTTTAGAAGAGGGACTGATACGATTCTGGACCATTTGTTCACGAGCGATTGAACTAAAAGAGCATGTTAAATTCGGTTCCAGTTTCGCCAGTGCTGGGGTCAAAGCTATGGACAGCGTTCCCAAGTGTTTGGTCCTGTCAGGCAATAGTGTGCTTGATGTGTGCTGTGCAGAGTTTGTGTTAGTGGTCCGAGTGCGGAAGCTTCAAATTAACGTCAATACGGTGGGTCAAAACTTCCAATTTCAATCCGAAGatgaaaaaataaattcgAATTTGCTCAAAGCATGTCTTAGTTTATCTTCTGCCTCAGAATCAGTAGCCACTGTCAAAAATGTGCGATTTTCCTCCTCATATATCCAGAATCTTAGGGATAGCTATCTGAACTGGCCAGTTTTCCAGGAACCACCTGTTGTAAACCCTGATATGTCGGCTAGTCAGGTAGTTTTTGAAAGAGCATTTCTCAATTGCACCCCCCTCAAAAAGCTACCATCAGATATTTCCACTAAACTTGCATCTGGTTCTCTAAAGGACAttactttatttatttcttcttcaatattCACGGCATTATCTGTTCCTGATAAGCAATTAATTATACGACACATTGGTGTGCTTGGATGTATGCTCTCGGAATCATATGTTTCGAGCATTCAAAAGTGTAGAGTATGCGACAGACCAACCCCCGTGCTAGACAGTGACAGACCATCATTCAATGAAGGCTTTCACGAGCTGTTTCTAGCTCTGATCCACTCGGACCATTTTCAGGAAGAGTCAGGGCTCCGACTAGAGACTTTGCATGCAATGAAACGGGTATATACGTCGTATTGCCCGGATTTTGCCTTTAACAACAAATCTGATCTAGGAATATGGCTTATTGCTTGTCTGAGAAGCACGTCTCGTGAAATTCGTGTAGCTTGTACCAGAATTCTTCCTTGTTTCATAACTGTACCAGACCCCCAGGCTGATCTACAAGCagataatattttcaaatttctTTCATCTATTAATTTTGAAGCTGACACATATTTATTCGAAACTACTATAATGGCATGGGGTCAAATAGCTAGACATTCACGCGGCGACCGTTTGAATTTCATTTTAATGCGACTGCTAGAATACCTCGGCTCAAGTAATGCATTTCATAGCTCAGTGGCCTACCACGAAATCACTGGAATTGCCAGATCTAAAAATCTCACATGCTGGCAGCTCTTTACTCCATTCTGGTCGACAATAAGTGTGGTTATCGTGAAGCAAATGGTGGTCAACAAGTCCCTTCTAAAACGATTCGCAGAGCTACTTCATATTCCCACCGTCGATTTCTTGCAAAGGACAACTTCATTTACGGTTCCATATCTTGTATTAGCCAAGAAATATGATGCCGTTGAAATGATTGCAGAGGCTTGTGGATCTACCAGTAAGAAGATTTATCTTGATCATGTACCAATGATTTTGGCGGTTCTACTCACACAAGATGTACCAAATCCAGAAGTTTTTGCTGAACAGCGATGGCTAGATGCTGACCCATCATTTGGTATCGTCGAGTTTGCAGACGTGATTAGTCCCAATATCCAGggtctttcttttgaacTTCTGAAGCTCGCCCCTAGTATCGGACCTGAGGGTGTGATTTCAGAGACAGGCGATGAAACATCGCATGAAAGCGGGGTCTTGCATCGGGACTATTATGACAATGGCAAGGCCCTTAGAATTGAGAACGCCCTAAAATATCTGGCATCGATGAAGTATGGATTAGACGGAGCCAAAAGTCTACCACTGCTCTTTAGCGAGGGTCATGTGCTGCAGCTTGTCGCCCAGTTCGCTGACACGGTTCGAAATTTGTCGGGACGTAAGTCGTATACTGTCAAATTACAATGCATACGGGGAATATctatgatgatgagattTGCTGACTCTAGTCTATCTAGTGCTGTTCCTCAGATCTGTGCTTTTTTGCAGTCTGCACTCGACACTCAAGAACTCCAGCAGACAGCTCTCCAAGCTTGGCATATCATGACTGATGAAGTCAACGACCTGGAATCGATATTAGATCTAACCTTTTGTGTGGTAGTTCAGAAATGGTCACAATTGTTACCGGCTGCTAGAAAAGAAGCACAAAAAATGGTAGAAAACATTATCGTTAACAAACAATCGAAGCTGTTGCCAATACTCCCTACAAAGGGTGTTCCATCGTTAGCGAATATTCCAGAGTTGCAGAACTTGCATGACCTGATTCGAAAGCAATATCCTAAATTTCAGGGTGTCTCACATTTTTACTTTTCACTCAGCCAACTTGTACAACGGAGTAATAGTGAAAACAGATATGTTGTTCGACAAACTTTACAAGAATTGAGCGAATTGCTGTTAAATTATCAGGATGAGATCCAAGCCAGTCTCAACCGTGAAAAGCTTCTTGATCATATCAAGTATGCTATACGTTCATTGTTGAACATCACCTTCGCATTTAGATCTTCGGATACCGATATTCCTCTATTGTGCTCCCAGTGCCTCGGTTTGATTGGTGCTATTGACCGTCACAAAGTAGACATCAGTCCGGAACATGATAGTCTCATTGTTCTCCACAATTTCGACGAAGCCAAGGAAAGCATAATGTTTGTATCCAAAATGATCGAAGAATTTTTGATTCGTTCTTTCAAAGCGTCAACCGATCCCAGCGTTCAAATGTTTCTTGCATACGGCATTCAAGAATACTTGAAGTTTTGTAACATAAATGAAGATATTGTGCAAGGCAAAGAACCCTCAGAGGTTTGGGAAaggttttcttcttcatctaaGCCGTATTTGATCCCTCTTGCTTCAACTCGTTACTCAGCACCTGCGCCTCCATTGCCAAATGAGAGTAGTCCGATTTTCTCATCTTCAATCTCGTATCCTCGTTGGTTGCAGGCTTTCACTTACAGCTTGATGTCTAAAGCTCGAGGTGTAAATGCTGGCAATATTTTCACAGTTTGTCGAAAAATGGTAAGAGATAGAGATCATTTCCAATCTTTGTTTGACTTTGTATTACCTTATGTCTCACTAAATGTGGTTATTGGTGGTACAGAGCATGATAGAAACGCTCTCCTTGATGAGATTTCCAAAATTCTCACAACCACTTCTCATCCTTTCGACGACATGGGTCAGTTCCATAGACGGATATTTACAATTCTTGATTACTTTAACAAGTGGATGAGAGctatgaagaaaatgaattCCAACAGGCGACGAGCACAACCAATAGAGCAAGCAGAATCAGTTGAAATAATTGACAAATTTTTACGAAACATTAGTCCAGATCTGATGGCACAGCGGTCTTATGAATCGAAATCATTCCCAAGAGCAATTATGTACTGGGAGCAACACCTCAAGGATTCCTCGTTACCATCGGCAAGTGAGCTTGCAATTTATTCCAAGTTCCAAGAGATATACGCTCAAATTGATGAGCCTGATGCGTTTGACGGAGTAACGACTCTTATTCCCTCACTAGGGCTTGACAAACAAATCCTTCAGTATGAAACAACTGGAAGATGGCACGAGGCTCTCGAGTGTTACGAGGTGCTAAGTGAATCAGAGGTTTATAATTGGGATCTTAACACTGAGTTAAAGATGTTCAACTGTATGAAAGAAAGTGGACGATACGACGACCTGCTCACGAGACTAGAAGATTCAGTTAGGCAGAAGTTTGATGTCCCCGAGCAGCTTATAAGTTTGGGAATAGAAGTTTCATGGCTATCAGGAAGATGGCAGTCTCTGGAGAAATGGTTGTCTTGCACGACCAATGATACTTATGAGTCTAATGTCGGCAATGCACTTCTTGCGCTTCGAGAGAAGCGGGCCGACGAGCTCCAGCACCGAATTGTTCGAGCCAGGGAAAAGGTTGCCAGCGGGCTGTCCTCTAATTATGTCACATCGTTGGGCCAGTGTACTGAAGCATTTGTTCGACTCCATGCCTTAGCAGACCTGGAGAGCATTGGGAGTCTTGCGTGTGCTTTGTCTGGATCCGATGAGCTGAGGCATGAAGACTTTTCAGTGCGATTGGATAAACGTCTAGCAGTTGTTGGCCCAGAATTTGATGCGCGGAGATATTTGCTGGCACTTAGACGGTCAGCAGTTTCGGTATCTGGACTGATTTTTGCTTCTCAGGAAGTGGCAATGACATGGGTTAGCAGTGCCCACGATGCGCGGAAGCAGGACCAGCCAACCTTGGCTCTTCGAGCGATTTTGCAAGCGACTGCCCTTGATAATCGTTTGGCTAAAGTAGAATATGCGAAGCTGTTGTGGAAGCAAGGAGAGCAAAGGAAGGCAGTTACTACATTGGAAAGTGCTGTGGATCGTCACTTTTTATATGAGGAAAGCAGGTTTATTCAAGACCCAGACGTATCGAAAGCTGATGCTAAAGCGGCACTGTTATATACTAGATGGATTGACTATTCTGATCAAGCTGACAGTGATACTATTCTATCAAAGTATCAAGCTGTCACGTTTGTTAGTCCTAAATGGGAAAAGGCATACTATCATCTAGCAAGATATTACAACAAAATTTTTGATTATCAGACAACATTGGCCGAAACAATGCGTACAGATGCTTACTTAGATGGGTCATTGGTGAATTTCATGGTTAAAGCGTACTGCCGGTCACTTCAATACGGTGCCAAGTATGTCTATGAAACAATGCCTAAACTTATTACCATTTGGTTAGATTTTTCCAGTGTTGCCAATAAACTTTCAGTCAGTAATTTCAGCAATGGTACGAAAATTCTCAAGGCCAGAATAGAATCTTCAGAATCCAATAACTCCAATGTCCGGAAACTAGCAACTAAGATTCCCTCTTACATGGTAAGTAACTAA
- the MEC1 gene encoding protein kinase MEC1, with protein sequence MIIVTIARDYPHQALWSILAVVNSRQEKRQNKGKSIINRLRATTKNSSGSSTARELLNPAVKLVSVFINFCNTTPPRNRATCDLTRDLNFDMSSVPCKLAMPVRQMLDISLPATPSEVKHHSPFQENVYIYGRFYFILVTID encoded by the coding sequence ATGATAATTGTCACAATTGCCAGAGACTACCCACATCAGGCATTATGGTCAATCCTGGCCGTTGTCAATTCCAGGCAAGAGAAGAGACAGAATAAAGGTAAAAGCATTATCAATCGACTTCGTGCTACAACCAAGAATTCATCGGGATCCAGTACGGCCAGAGAACTCTTAAATCCTGCTGTGAAACTAGTGAGTGTATTCATCAACTTTTGTAACACCACACCTCCTCGAAACCGAGCCACTTGTGATTTGACGAGGGATCTTAATTTTGATATGAGCAGCGTTCCGTGTAAGCTAGCAATGCCAGTTCGACAAATGTTGGATATCTCGTTGCCTGCTACTCCGAGTGAAGTAAAGCACCATTCACCTTTTCAAGAGAATGTTTACATTTACGGTAGGTTCTATTTCATCCTGGTGACTATTGATTGA